The following are encoded in a window of Bdellovibrio svalbardensis genomic DNA:
- the mfd gene encoding transcription-repair coupling factor, which translates to MKAEMTHTRLESILERAFETSRGKIQVTGASSPLALAFFLSQTYSKKINSLPHLVVVGSHGEAIELQQLIEFFDPLRQSAILSAFDVSAYSGLYPNTQSVSDRLNFLTRAQTAKPGEIFISSSDALMQKTLPPKILKEFTRTLKSGDELPEDIAGYLNTLGYVSAPMVEDKGQYALRGGIVDIFPPTENMPVRLDLFGDQIESIRHFSVADQRSADEIQSFQLCPAREILFRDELHEKLLQRVRKSIDGRAVDKAEADEMLRSLVLKNTFPGIEFLLPYFYGELASPLDHFSGALNVFFLDPIEISRCADEFWAELKADYASSEAHVIRPELDELYSQFDKLPYPEKSRQLYFSSLEYFESEGSDDVRVEYKTSLTQDFTNLSLANAVGSELWLQAATNKLHKWRDDGYRVFVGTKNQSHIDRLALIFEKLELKAVRVTADEYKWDSWLQEQDGNKQLIHIVPRYLADSLRFDEEQIIFLRDEDFYGKKARSRDSSAAQDFQKQAKRLAFGDLKPGDHVVHIKHGIGVYEGLKIMNIGGVDSEFIQLSYKDKDKLYLPVYRVGQLQKFSGAGATSVLDKLGGTAWEKTKAKVKSHVKDIASELLALYAKRAEMHRPPFVFKEEEIALFENGFPYEETDDQLRAINDILRDLKSTKPMDRLVCGDVGFGKTEVAMRAAFFAIQARRQVAVLAPTTVLTFQHFETFKKRFEGWPVDIRVLNRFVTPAEAKKTIQDLKDGKVDLVVGTHKLLGSTIGYKDLGLLIIDEEQKFGVTHKEKIKKIKTSVDTLTLSATPIPRTLNMALVGIRDLSLINTAPVDRLPTRTFVTKFDEETIRKAITAEISRGGQIYFIHNRIESLYGLADEIRQIVPEARIRVAHGQMEEHELEKAMLAFFHHEIDVLICTAIVESGMDVPRANTMFIDSAHMFGLSQLYQLRGRVGRSKTRAYCYLMMPRNRKLDKDQQERLKIIQENTALGSGIKIAQYDLELRGSGNILGEEQSGHVNTVGYELYMDLLNEALAEAKGEVIEDMELDPEINLKIPALIPDSYIKDIRIRLGYYKALADITSNEDLDRIEEELRDQFGPIPDQTLNLMGLMLIRRQCKELGVRDISAGVKSISLIFTEKTKLKPETVIQLAVRENKKYSLTPDNRLNIKLATISWSAVHAELEQLLKQI; encoded by the coding sequence ATGAAAGCAGAAATGACTCATACAAGGCTCGAGTCTATCCTCGAACGGGCCTTCGAAACATCGCGCGGAAAAATTCAAGTCACGGGAGCCTCCTCGCCGCTCGCGCTTGCTTTCTTTTTGTCTCAAACTTACTCTAAAAAAATCAACAGCTTGCCGCACTTAGTTGTTGTTGGCAGTCACGGTGAGGCCATCGAACTTCAACAACTGATTGAGTTCTTTGACCCACTCCGTCAGAGCGCGATTCTTTCAGCCTTCGACGTTTCTGCGTATTCGGGTCTTTATCCAAACACTCAAAGCGTCTCGGATCGACTGAATTTTCTCACCAGAGCCCAGACCGCAAAACCCGGAGAAATCTTCATATCCTCGTCTGACGCATTGATGCAAAAGACTTTGCCGCCGAAAATCTTGAAAGAGTTCACCCGAACTTTGAAATCTGGCGACGAACTTCCGGAAGATATTGCGGGGTATTTAAACACTCTCGGATATGTTTCGGCTCCGATGGTGGAAGATAAGGGTCAATATGCTTTGCGCGGTGGAATCGTAGATATCTTCCCACCGACAGAGAATATGCCCGTTCGTTTGGATCTTTTTGGTGATCAAATCGAATCGATTCGTCACTTCAGTGTCGCCGATCAAAGAAGTGCCGACGAAATTCAGTCCTTCCAGCTGTGCCCTGCTCGCGAAATTCTTTTCCGCGATGAACTGCACGAAAAACTTCTTCAACGAGTTCGCAAAAGTATTGATGGTCGCGCGGTTGATAAGGCCGAAGCGGACGAGATGCTGCGCTCTCTGGTGTTAAAGAATACATTCCCAGGCATTGAGTTTCTACTTCCCTATTTTTACGGCGAACTGGCTTCGCCACTGGATCATTTTTCTGGCGCCTTGAATGTCTTCTTTTTAGATCCAATTGAAATATCCCGATGCGCCGATGAATTCTGGGCGGAGCTTAAGGCGGACTACGCAAGTAGCGAGGCACACGTCATACGGCCGGAGCTGGATGAGCTCTATAGTCAGTTTGATAAACTACCTTATCCAGAAAAATCTCGGCAACTTTATTTCTCTTCATTGGAATACTTCGAATCTGAAGGGTCTGATGATGTGCGCGTGGAATATAAGACCTCACTTACTCAAGACTTTACCAATCTGAGTCTGGCAAATGCAGTCGGCTCTGAATTATGGTTGCAAGCCGCCACCAATAAACTCCACAAGTGGCGAGACGACGGCTATCGCGTTTTTGTTGGGACTAAAAATCAATCGCATATCGATCGACTTGCTTTGATATTTGAAAAGCTCGAGCTTAAAGCAGTTCGCGTGACCGCTGACGAATACAAGTGGGATAGTTGGTTGCAGGAACAAGACGGCAACAAGCAGCTCATTCACATTGTTCCGCGCTATCTAGCCGACAGTCTTCGTTTTGATGAAGAACAAATTATTTTCCTACGCGACGAAGATTTCTATGGAAAGAAGGCTCGCTCGCGTGATTCTTCAGCGGCTCAAGATTTCCAGAAGCAAGCAAAACGTTTGGCCTTTGGTGACTTGAAGCCTGGCGATCACGTGGTCCATATCAAGCACGGTATCGGTGTTTACGAAGGCCTCAAGATTATGAACATCGGAGGCGTTGACTCTGAGTTCATTCAATTAAGTTACAAGGATAAAGATAAGCTTTATCTTCCAGTGTATCGCGTAGGACAACTGCAGAAGTTTTCCGGAGCTGGAGCAACCAGTGTTCTGGATAAGCTTGGTGGAACAGCCTGGGAAAAAACCAAGGCGAAAGTTAAATCCCACGTCAAAGACATCGCCTCCGAACTTCTTGCGCTGTATGCAAAACGTGCGGAAATGCACCGACCTCCTTTTGTCTTTAAAGAGGAAGAAATTGCGCTCTTTGAAAATGGTTTCCCTTACGAAGAAACTGACGATCAGTTGCGTGCCATCAACGATATCTTGAGGGATCTAAAATCCACGAAACCCATGGATCGTTTGGTTTGCGGCGACGTGGGCTTTGGAAAGACTGAAGTTGCCATGCGCGCCGCCTTCTTTGCAATTCAAGCTAGAAGACAAGTTGCTGTCCTGGCTCCGACCACTGTACTGACCTTCCAGCATTTCGAGACTTTCAAAAAACGTTTCGAGGGATGGCCGGTCGACATTCGCGTTTTAAATCGTTTTGTGACTCCAGCCGAGGCAAAAAAGACTATTCAAGATCTTAAAGATGGCAAAGTCGATCTTGTTGTTGGAACACACAAGCTCTTAGGTTCAACCATTGGTTATAAAGATCTGGGGCTTTTGATTATCGACGAAGAACAAAAATTCGGCGTTACTCACAAAGAGAAAATCAAAAAAATCAAAACCAGCGTGGACACTTTAACTCTGTCTGCGACACCGATTCCAAGAACATTGAACATGGCCTTGGTGGGAATTCGTGATTTAAGTTTGATCAATACGGCTCCCGTCGATCGCCTGCCAACTAGAACCTTTGTTACAAAGTTCGACGAAGAGACCATTCGTAAGGCCATCACCGCAGAGATCTCTCGCGGTGGACAGATCTACTTTATTCATAATCGCATCGAGTCTCTTTATGGGCTGGCTGATGAAATTCGTCAGATTGTGCCGGAAGCGCGCATTCGCGTAGCACACGGACAAATGGAAGAACATGAGCTGGAAAAAGCGATGCTCGCTTTCTTCCATCATGAAATTGACGTGCTTATTTGTACTGCGATCGTTGAATCCGGAATGGACGTTCCTCGAGCCAATACGATGTTCATTGATTCCGCTCATATGTTTGGCCTGTCACAGCTCTATCAATTGCGCGGCCGTGTCGGCAGAAGTAAGACCCGCGCTTACTGCTACCTGATGATGCCAAGAAATAGAAAGCTCGATAAAGATCAGCAAGAGCGACTAAAGATCATCCAGGAGAATACCGCTTTGGGCAGTGGAATTAAGATCGCCCAGTACGATCTTGAATTGCGCGGTTCTGGAAATATTTTAGGCGAAGAGCAGTCCGGTCACGTGAATACGGTCGGCTATGAGCTCTATATGGATCTATTAAATGAAGCTCTCGCGGAAGCAAAAGGTGAAGTGATCGAGGACATGGAGTTAGATCCAGAGATCAACTTAAAGATCCCTGCGCTTATTCCTGACAGCTACATCAAAGACATCCGTATTCGTCTTGGATATTATAAGGCGTTGGCTGATATCACTTCAAACGAAGATCTTGATCGCATTGAAGAAGAATTGCGTGATCAATTCGGTCCAATTCCAGATCAAACTTTGAATTTGATGGGATTAATGCTCATCCGTCGCCAGTGTAAAGAGTTGGGCGTTCGTGATATCAGTGCCGGAGTAAAATCTATTTCATTGATCTTCACAGAGAAAACCAAACTCAAACCTGAAACGGTTATTCAGTTGGCCGTTCGTGAGAATAAAAAGTATTCTCTCACGCCAGACAATCGCCTGAACATCAAGCTCGCGACTATCAGTTGGTCCGCGGTCCACGCCGAACTAGAACAACTTTTAAAGCAGATTTAG
- a CDS encoding NADH-quinone oxidoreductase subunit A, translating to MPLGGVIFIVIFIALFGAFLVWLSIKTGGKVHYHPVKYEPYECGLPSLDKKDTKVSVKYYLTAILFILFDIEIIFMYPWATTFREFIASGQGAVVFGSMIFFLAVFIFGLFWEVKSKALEWD from the coding sequence GTGCCACTCGGTGGAGTCATTTTCATCGTCATTTTTATTGCTCTGTTTGGAGCTTTTTTAGTCTGGCTTTCTATTAAGACAGGCGGAAAAGTTCATTATCACCCGGTTAAGTATGAACCCTACGAGTGCGGTCTTCCTTCGCTCGATAAGAAAGATACGAAAGTATCGGTAAAATACTATCTTACGGCGATTCTCTTTATCCTTTTCGATATTGAGATCATCTTCATGTATCCATGGGCGACTACTTTCCGTGAGTTTATTGCTTCCGGTCAGGGTGCTGTGGTTTTTGGATCAATGATCTTCTTCTTGGCCGTGTTCATCTTCGGCTTGTTCTGGGAAGTAAAATCAAAAGCATTGGAATGGGATTAA